The genome window aGCTCATGAATTTAAGGGTGATGATCTTTCTTGATTTAAACCTTTAAGGGTTTAAATCAAATTTTTTTAGACTAATCCATCAAGATCATCACTAATCTAGTTTACTACACTAAGCATACAACATGATTATCATAAATCCTAGGTTAAACAACATATTTTAACCAAGATTAACAAGACCATACAACTCATACAACCCTAAGGCACATAATAAACACATAACACTTCATGACTAGTAAGTTGTTAAGTTTTGGTTTAGGGTTTTAAGTGAAACTTTTCTTTGATTCCAAGACAATCAACTTGTACTTCTATGAATTACTAGTAATAAGAAGCTTAAAAATGGTGATTAGAAGTCTTACAACTTTACACAAGCCAAGATAAGAATATTAAGAAGAGATTTAAGCTCCAACCAAGCTCCTAATGATCATCCATGCTTCATCCATGTATAAGTGATTTTTTTATGGCTAGAACATGAGTAAATTAGGGTAATTATGGATTTTTTTGTGGGTTTAGGGTGTAAAGTGGCTGCCGAAAATTTAAGGGGAAAGAAAAGCTTGTTCTTGATTTCTTGGAAGGAAGATATTTATGGGAATGGTGATGTTACGATGTATGATCTTCAagtactagtttttttttttttcaacaccAAATCTTACAACCATACTCCATCAATCATAATTTCCATTCAAGCAAGTAAGTGGTGTCCATGGGGACCCACTTGAACCGTCAAAGGCAAGGGGGAAAGattatgtgtatttttttatCAACTTAATAGGTATGTGATAATATTTGTTAATTTGCTAGATATTTTAGCCATTAGTTTAATTAAGGTAGTTAGGGTTTAATGGTAGTTTAGAATTTTAAATAAAGCCTAACTAGTCTATTAGTTCAGTGGGTATTGATTTTAAATGGCAATAATGCCACTAGTTCGCTCGTCGGTTCGATACCGGGTGATATATGGAAGGTATAATATAATACCGGGAGTTATGGTTTTAATTTACCATCGATACTATGGTGTTTATTTAGGGTACTTGCGTCGTCAAAATATGATTAACTAGTTTGCTAGACTAGTGTAAGTTGGATTTTGATACCTTAAACGCTTTCCGTTTAGGCGTCGGCTAGTTAACGACACTTTTATGCCGTACCGACAAACTTTTTCTGCAAGTTGTTATCTCGCATCCGAAGGTTGTATGAAGTGATTCCGAGTCCCAAATTTAGCTTAACTAGCTCGCTAGATTCTTCGTTTGCTTGTTTCGTGACCAAAAATGTCGCCTACTAGTTCGTCGAGTCGCTAGCGGACTAGTTTAGCGCATAGCGACGTAACGCCGGAAACTTGCGATTATGAACATTCCGTTGATATCATCTTATTGTTTTAGTATATTTTTCATCAATTGACATTATTCCGAAGTCCCggaaatgctttgttataggttcggACGCGTTAAAATGCTATATTTTGAGCCAAAATAGACATTTTTGCAattagggcgttataccggaaagtcttgtttctttgcaagatgtgttttcacaataatgttttcttatataaatggactcagttatgttatccgagtgtcgtttttcagtatttcggtctgatttcacggtttgctggcatgaatagtgtaaccgtgaatagtgctcGCGACACTTTTTACCAACAATTTTAGGACATTGCTTGTTTGGTTTCGCCTTACGactaaaaccaacatatgttttagctttgttttcttgtcctaacactgttatccaCTTAACGACACTGTTTcataattaaattacgctaaatgcatgagatttagaaatgtaaatagtgattagattgtacggaattaccagttatttgccagttgtcacattctccccctgttaaaaagaatttcgtcccgaaattcaagttgaGCCACCCTTTGCAGGGGTCTTCTTAAACAGATGGGGATACTTTGCCttaatctgatcttcacgttcccatgtgtactcgggtccgtgacgTGAATTCCAGCGGACCTTGATTAGTTCGATATTACTTCTCCTTGTCTTGTGGACCTTCTGGTCCATAACCTCTACGGGTTCTTCGGTAAACTGGAGCGTGTCGTCTACATGAATTTCATccgctggaatgataactgtatCAACGGTCGGACTTTTCctgaggttcgacacatgaaatgtgttATGTACGTTACTGAGTTCTTCTGGCAGTTTCAACTTGTACGCAACGGTACCGATCTTCTCTAGAATCTCAAAtggcccaatgtatctcgggtttagttttccacgtttcccgaatctagctacgcctttccaaggtgaaactttcagtaggactttgtctccgacctcgaaggataatggtTTACGTCCTCTgtccgcgtagctcttttgtctgtcacgagccgctttgatacggtctcgtatctttgctatcttgtcggtagtctcttggactagttcagggccaataagttgtttgtctccgacttccgcccaacacagtggtgatcggcacttccgtccgtatagtgcttcgaatggggcggctttaatgcttgtgtgataactgttattatatgagaactctatcagtggtaaatgtttatcccagtttccgcccaaatccatcacacaggcacgaagcatatcttccatcgtttggatggttcgctcactttgcccatcggTTTGCGGATGAAACGCGGTGCTCAGATCCAGACGAGATCCAAGCGATTCTTGAAATGATTTCCATATTCTTGATACAAAGCGACCATCACGATCCGAGATTATCGAagtaggcactccatgacgtgtcaCAATCTCGTTGAGGTAGATTTCGGCTAACTTCGAGGTACTGTCTTTTTcccggataggtaggaagtgagccgacttggttaatcgatcaacgataacccatatcATGTCATGACCTCGAGAGGTCCGTGGAAGTCCTGTGACGAAATCCATTGatatctgctcccatttccaaacaggaatCACGGGTTGTTGTAATAAaccagatggcttttgatattcggccttgacctttgcacaagttaggcaATTCCCAACGTAGATCCCAATATCTTTCTTGAgtttaggccaccaataatattctctcaggtcctgatacatcttatcagatccTGGGTGTATTGAATATCtggacttatgtgcttcatccagcACTAAGTCTCGTAAGCCACCAAAATAGGGAATCCAGATCCTTCCTGCGAAATATAAGGTGCCATCCTTATTTGTTTCCATGTGTTTCCTTGCTCCTCGCAAGTATTCTGCTCGTATATTTCCTGGTTTTAGGGCTTCCCGTTGTGCGTCACGCACTCGAGTTGTAAAGTTCGTCTGGATTGTCAACTCTAAAGCCCGTACTCGTAATGTTCTAACTCGTTCCTTCCGGCTCAAAGCATCCTCTACGACGTTTGCTTTCCCCGGATGGTATctaatttcgcagtcatagtcgttcaacaattccatccatcgccgctggcgcatatttaattctttttgattgaatatgtgttgaagacttctatgatcagtgaatatggtacacttagtaccatagaGATAGTGACGCCAAATCTTTAAAGCGAATACCACAGCGCCCAACTCTagatcgtgagtggtatagttcttttcatgaaccttTAACTGCCGCGACGCGTACGCGATGACTTtttcacgttgcattaacacgcaacccaagccttgacgcgatgcatcacagtacaccacgaaGTCATCGGTGCCGTCAGGGAGTGATAAGATTGGCGCTTGGCATAGTTTATCTTTGAGCGTTTGGAATGCCATTTCCTGTTTTTCACCCCAATCGAACTTTCTATCCTTTTGAGTGAGCgaggttagcggttgagcaattttagaaaaattctctatgaatcttcgatagtacccCGCTAAACCCAGAAATTGTCTTACTTCCGTTGGGGTCCTTGGAGTGTTCCAGCTCtttatggcttctatcttagTTGGATCAACATGTATTCCGTTCTCGTTCACCACAtgaccgagaaattgtacttcacgaatccaaaattcgcattttgagaacttggcgtacaattgttccttcttaagtaactccagaatagttctcaagtgttgctcgtgttccgcCTCTGTTCGTGAGTATattagaatgtcatcaatgaatacgatcacgaacttgtcgagatatggtttacatactcggttcatcaaatccatgaatacggcgGGAGCGTTCGTTAAgccgaaaggcataacaaggaactcataatgcccatagcgagtcctaaacgctgtcttagGAATGCTTTCCTCCTGAAccctcaactgatggtatccggatcttaggtcgatcttggagtagaagcTGGAACcctgtaactgatcgaacaagtcatcaatcctcggtaaagGATACCGATTTTTGATAGTTAGCTTGtttagttctctgtaatcgatgcacattcgaagggttccgtccttcttcttgacaaatagcaccggggctccccaaggtgagaaacttggtctaatgaatcccttgtcaagcaACTCCTGAAGCTGAGtagataattcctgcatctccgaGGGCGCGAGCCTATATGGAGCTTTTGCCACCGGTGCTGCTCCTGGCACCATATCGATATGAAATTCCACTTGTCGGTGTGGTGGCAGTCCcggcaagtcttctgggaagacttcgggatattcccttaccacagggatgtCTTTCACCTTACGCTCCTCGGCCTTCTTGTCAACGACATGAGCAAGAAAGGCAATGCATCCTTTCCTCAAGCATTTTTGAGctttcatgcaactgatgattcgtaGCGGCGTGTCTTGTTTCTCCCCGTGTACTAGCAAATGTTCTCCATCGGGCAGGGGGATGCGTATGATCTTCTCATGACATATGACTTCGGCTCGATTAtcggatagccaatccataccgataacgacATCAAAACTACCTAACGGAACTGGTAAGAGATCTATGTCGAACTTTCGTTCACCCAGCTCTAAGGTACATTTCTTTATGATTTCCCCTGTTTCTACTAATTCACCATTAGCTAATTCAATCGAATATGGAATATTTAATTTGCTCGATTCTACCCCAAGTATATCTCTAAATTCCTTAGAAATAAAACTATAATCTGCTCCTGTATCGAAAAGGATAGATGCGAAGTGATCATTGATAGggaacgtaccggtgaccacattcGGGTCCTGGCGAGCCTCCTTAGCTCCTATCACAAATACTCTTCCCCGAGCTTGAATCTCTttcgggcaatccttcttgaagtgtcccttgtcaccacaattgaaacaaccTTGGTCCCTGGTATTCGTACCCCGACACACTTCGGTGCGATGCCCAAACCTACCACATTTGCTACACTTGGGGCCACGACACTCCCCGTAGTGGTGGAAGGGGCATTTATTACACTTTGGTGCAGTTCCAGTGTAAGACTTCTTGCCGGGGTTGTTGGTGGTAGTGGTCACATATGCCTTCGTCTCTTTGACTTCTTTCGAGTTTTGCCCCTTATCGTTATTGTTCTTTCCCCGAGAACCTTTCTTAAAATGGGAAAACTTCCTTTTATTGGAGCCCGAAGCTTCCCCAGCAGTTTCCTTTTTGTTCGACCCAGGCTCATCAAACTTTCCTTGACGCAGTGCTTCCTCGGTAAGTGCTACAGCCAAATCGATTGCTTCCCCAATCTCCTTGGGCTTAGAAGTGGTGACCATACTTAGAATTTGAGGGGCAAGTCCCCAAATGTACCTCTCGATCCTCTTGAATTCGGGTTCCACTAAGTATGGAACCACACGAGATAAATCATGGAATCGCTGCGTGTAACCCGCAATATCTGGACCAATCATTTTTAAGTTCCAGAATTCCGTTTCTAGCTTCTGGATTTCTGACCTTGAGCAATACTTTTTCCTCATCAATTCTTTTAGTTCCTCCCAAGTCAGGCCGTACGCAGCGGTTTCGCCTTTTGTTTGTACCTGGAGGTTCCACCATGATAGTGCCCCATCGATGAATAGTCCGGTGACATAAGTAACCCTCTGTTCCGCAGGGCACTTGCTCATTCGAATAACTGAGTCGGTCTTCTCAGTCCAGCGTACGAAGGAAACCGCACCTCCCGTACCATCAAAATTTAGAGGTTTGCAGTCTAAGAACTGCTTATAAGTGCAACCTGAAATTACCATATGCACAAATTCAAGAGTGAGTGTCAAGAGCACGACTAGAATAGATAAAATCATCGCATAGGTTAAAGATTAACCAAGCATTACCAGTTGGAGGGTTGCCTCCAGTAGTACCTCCCGTTCCACCGCTTTGTTCAGTGCGGTTAGCTTCGTATTGAGCAATTGCTTGGGAAATGCGCTCGTTCAATTCCTCTTGTGTTGTCGGCAGTCGGTTCGCGTTTGTGTTTCTACGGCGAGGCGGCATTGTCTTCTAGATAAAATATCAATCTCCATTAgacaagtatttaataataaatattgtcaaatatatatataaacacatcGAGTTTATATAAATAAGAAATGTATATAAATGTACATGATATAACCACACGATCACGTTCATACATGAACACACCAATCATCACAATGGTCGTATAGCTCAACATGTAGAAAACATCATGCCACAACATAACATCAACCATAAGTCCACCATGTCATAACAATATCAACCACAATATCATCACCATAATATCAACCACAACATAAAAGAAACACAATGTGAAATACAGAAAACATACTTTTATACATAACGACAACTTGTTACATTTGTTCATGAAGATCAAAAGGACTTAGGGGTACATATCCCTAGTCAGTACAAGTCATAATACAAAAGTAAGATTTTCTACTACATTGCATCTTCATGTCTTCCAGTTGTCTTCAAAAGTCTTGATCTTCATATGCCTTGGTCTTCACA of Helianthus annuus cultivar XRQ/B chromosome 1, HanXRQr2.0-SUNRISE, whole genome shotgun sequence contains these proteins:
- the LOC118488268 gene encoding uncharacterized protein LOC118488268; this encodes MPPRRRNTNANRLPTTQEELNERISQAIAQYEANRTEQSGGTGGTTGGNPPTGCTYKQFLDCKPLNFDGTGGAVSFVRWTEKTDSVIRMSKCPAEQRVTYVTGLFIDGALSWWNLQVQTKGETAAYGLTWEELKELMRKKYCSRSEIQKLETEFWNLKMIGPDIAGYTQRFHDLSRVVPYLVEPEFKRIERYIWGLAPQILSMVTTSKPKEIGEAIDLAVALTEEALRQGKFDEPGSNKKETAGEASGSNKRKFSHFKKGSRGKNNNDKGQNSKEVKETKAYVTTTTNNPGKKSYTGTAPKCNKCPFHHYGECRGPKCSKCGRFGHRTEVCRGTNTRDQGCFNCGDKGHFKKDCPKEIQARGRVFVIGAKEARQDPNVVTGTFPINDHFASILFDTGADYSFISKEFRDILGVESSKLNIPYSIELANGELVETGEIIKKCTLELGERKFDIDLLPVPLGSFDVVIGMDWLSDNRAEVICHEKIIRIPLPDGEHLLVHGEKQDTPLRIISCMKAQKCLRKGCIAFLAHVVDKKAEERKVKDIPVVREYPEVFPEDLPGLPPHRQVEFHIDMVPGAAPVAKAPYRLAPSEMQELSTQLQEKSPTVDTVIIPADEIHVDDTLQFTEEPVEVMDQKVHKTRRSNIELIKVRWNSRHGPEYTWEREDQIKAKYPHLFKKTPAKGGST